One region of Mycolicibacterium rhodesiae NBB3 genomic DNA includes:
- a CDS encoding alkyl sulfatase dimerization domain-containing protein, giving the protein MSEEPIYRSRPGADALAPAAAERAEEVAPGIWCSPGLSNSYLLTTDDGRVIINTGMGFESQVHRANFDAVDSSPIRCIIVTQGHYDHVGGLETMRDPQTQVVAQANWRHWRDDNERLLAYRANNSAFAFSDKLANGIAAIQQRFGKRLPAQAAHSADIEVDDSLVLTVGGRAIELLATPGGETTDSMVVWLPEQQVCLCGNTFGPVFGHIPNFVTMRGDRYRDPLTTIASIERVRDLQPEVLITGHFDPIRGADRIHAELTRLRDAIAYLHDRTVDGMNAGRDVHTLMREITLPAELEVGQGYGKVSWDVRAVWENYSGWFHHRSTTELYDIGPDELNADFVELAGVDRVVERAEEHLAAGRPVKAIHLAEAVVRAEPTHTRGRHVLKTAHEKLLEASENFWESAWLTKKIEEFS; this is encoded by the coding sequence TTGAGCGAAGAACCGATCTACCGGAGTCGTCCCGGCGCCGATGCGCTGGCCCCGGCGGCGGCCGAGCGCGCCGAGGAGGTCGCGCCTGGCATCTGGTGCTCGCCGGGGCTGTCGAACAGCTACCTGCTGACCACCGACGACGGTCGCGTCATCATCAATACCGGGATGGGCTTCGAAAGCCAGGTGCACCGAGCCAATTTCGACGCCGTCGACTCCTCCCCCATCCGCTGCATCATCGTCACCCAGGGCCACTACGACCACGTCGGCGGTCTCGAGACGATGCGCGATCCCCAAACTCAGGTGGTGGCGCAGGCTAATTGGCGCCACTGGCGCGACGACAACGAACGTCTGCTGGCGTACCGCGCGAACAACAGCGCATTCGCGTTCTCCGACAAGCTCGCCAACGGCATCGCGGCGATCCAGCAGCGGTTCGGGAAGCGGCTACCTGCGCAGGCCGCACATTCCGCCGACATCGAGGTAGATGACTCACTGGTGTTGACCGTCGGAGGCCGCGCCATCGAACTCTTGGCAACACCGGGTGGCGAGACCACCGATTCGATGGTCGTCTGGCTGCCCGAACAGCAAGTCTGTCTGTGCGGCAACACCTTCGGTCCCGTCTTCGGGCACATCCCGAACTTCGTCACGATGCGCGGCGACCGGTACCGCGACCCACTGACGACCATCGCCTCGATCGAGCGAGTGCGTGACCTGCAACCAGAAGTTCTGATCACCGGGCACTTCGACCCGATTCGCGGCGCCGATCGCATCCACGCCGAGTTGACCCGGCTACGCGACGCGATCGCCTATCTGCACGACCGGACCGTGGACGGCATGAACGCGGGCCGCGACGTTCACACTTTGATGCGAGAGATCACCCTGCCCGCCGAGCTCGAAGTCGGGCAGGGCTACGGGAAGGTGTCATGGGATGTGCGGGCGGTCTGGGAGAACTACTCCGGATGGTTCCATCACCGTTCCACCACAGAGCTTTACGACATCGGACCCGACGAGCTCAACGCTGACTTCGTCGAACTCGCGGGGGTCGATCGCGTCGTCGAGCGGGCCGAGGAACACCTTGCGGCGGGACGTCCTGTGAAGGCAATCCATCTCGCAGAAGCAGTCGTCCGTGCCGAGCCGACGCACACACGCGGACGTCACGTACTCAAAACCGCCCACGAGAAGCTGCTGGAAGCCAGTGAGAACTTCTGGGAATCCGCCTGGCTCACCAAGAAGATCGAGGAGTTCTCATGA
- a CDS encoding SDR family NAD(P)-dependent oxidoreductase has protein sequence MTARATFDFTGTHALITGGTSGIGHATATLFRDAGAAVTVTGTKASSGDYDTDLTGMTYRQLILADAASIDELVLATGTLDVLVNNAGANFPGGLNEAEPDGFEASVTLNLTAPYRLTVGLRKALAASGGASVVFLSSLSALRAVTMVPGYGAAKAGIASLTHNLAVKWAPRGIRVNAVVPGVVDTPMTELAQTVPEIIDAELARIPLGRLGTPAEIAATIAFLCTEQSSYTSGALFVVDGASTSQ, from the coding sequence ATGACCGCGCGCGCCACCTTCGACTTCACCGGGACCCACGCGCTGATCACCGGCGGCACCAGCGGAATCGGCCACGCCACCGCGACCCTGTTCCGCGATGCGGGCGCCGCGGTGACCGTCACCGGCACCAAGGCCTCGTCAGGTGACTACGACACCGATCTCACCGGGATGACCTACCGGCAACTCATCCTGGCCGATGCTGCCTCGATCGACGAGTTGGTCTTGGCGACAGGCACACTCGATGTCCTGGTGAACAACGCGGGTGCCAACTTTCCCGGCGGGCTCAACGAGGCCGAACCCGACGGGTTCGAGGCGTCGGTGACGCTCAACCTCACGGCGCCTTACCGCCTGACCGTTGGACTGCGCAAGGCTCTCGCCGCGTCGGGAGGTGCCAGCGTCGTGTTCCTGTCGTCGCTTTCCGCGCTGCGGGCGGTGACCATGGTGCCCGGCTACGGTGCCGCCAAGGCCGGCATCGCGAGCCTGACCCACAACCTCGCGGTCAAATGGGCGCCGCGCGGTATCCGGGTCAACGCGGTGGTACCCGGTGTCGTCGATACGCCGATGACCGAGCTGGCCCAGACGGTGCCGGAGATCATCGACGCCGAACTCGCCCGGATCCCGCTGGGCCGCTTGGGCACACCAGCCGAGATCGCTGCAACCATCGCCTTCCTCTGCACAGAGCAGAGTTCCTACACCAGTGGGGCGCTGTTCGTCGTCGACGGCGCGTCCACGAGCCAGTGA
- a CDS encoding R2-like ligand-binding oxidase, which produces MTRNHSHSLAPGGLNWDSLPLKLFAGGNAKFWDPADIDFSRDRADWEAMSELERDWATRLCAQFIAGEEAVTQDIQPFMAAMRAEGRLGDEMYLTQFAFEEAKHTQVFRMWLDAVGLTGDLQPYLDGLPSYRQMFYEELPKSLSTLASDPSPAAQVRASATYNHIIEGMMALTGYYAWHRICVDNNILPGMQELVRRIGDDERRHMAWGTFTCRRHVAADDANWTVFENQMAELIPLALRNTDDAFALYDEIPFNFTMDEFTAYASDKGMRRLGTISSARGRDLAEIDVDYSPVQLEDTFADEDRKSLAASA; this is translated from the coding sequence ATGACCAGGAACCACTCTCATTCGCTCGCGCCCGGCGGCCTCAACTGGGACAGCCTGCCGTTGAAGCTGTTCGCCGGCGGCAACGCCAAGTTCTGGGATCCGGCCGACATCGACTTCTCCCGCGACCGCGCCGACTGGGAGGCGATGTCGGAACTCGAACGCGACTGGGCCACCCGACTGTGCGCGCAGTTCATCGCCGGTGAGGAGGCGGTCACCCAGGACATCCAGCCGTTCATGGCGGCCATGCGTGCCGAGGGCCGCCTGGGCGATGAGATGTACCTGACGCAGTTCGCGTTCGAAGAGGCCAAGCACACGCAGGTGTTCCGCATGTGGCTCGACGCGGTCGGGCTGACCGGCGACCTGCAGCCCTATTTGGACGGCCTGCCGTCGTATCGGCAGATGTTCTACGAAGAGCTGCCGAAATCACTCAGCACGCTGGCGTCCGACCCCTCTCCCGCCGCTCAGGTCAGGGCCTCGGCGACGTACAACCACATCATCGAAGGAATGATGGCGCTGACGGGATACTATGCGTGGCACCGTATTTGCGTTGACAACAACATCCTTCCCGGCATGCAGGAGCTGGTGCGGCGCATAGGCGATGACGAGCGTCGCCACATGGCGTGGGGCACGTTCACGTGTCGGCGACATGTCGCTGCCGACGACGCCAACTGGACGGTCTTCGAGAACCAGATGGCCGAGCTCATTCCTCTGGCGCTGCGCAATACCGACGATGCGTTCGCGCTCTATGACGAGATCCCGTTCAACTTCACCATGGACGAGTTCACGGCGTACGCCTCCGACAAGGGGATGCGCCGACTCGGAACGATCAGCAGCGCGCGGGGCCGAGACCTCGCCGAGATCGATGTCGACTATTCGCCGGTGCAGTTGGAGGACACGTTCGCCGACGAGGACAGGAAGAGTTTGGCGGCCTCCGCCTGA
- a CDS encoding LLM class F420-dependent oxidoreductase, giving the protein MVKVGVQIHPQNTTMAALRAGWQGVDALGVDSQWTWDHFFPPLYGAADEAHFEGWQILSAMAVTTSNVPQIGMLVTGGCYRNPDLLADMARTVDHLSGGRAVLGIGSGWMEKDELEYGYPVRTPGQRLDALAEALPRIRRRLGLLQPGPLGRLPILIGGQGERRTLRLVAEYADMWNGYGDASTIRAKNAVIDRWCAEIGRDPAEIERTIWIERADPQLIRSLVDAGADHLILGLRAPYDLREVERLVAAR; this is encoded by the coding sequence GTGGTGAAGGTCGGAGTCCAGATACATCCGCAGAACACCACGATGGCGGCTCTACGGGCCGGGTGGCAGGGCGTCGACGCGCTCGGCGTCGACAGTCAGTGGACGTGGGATCACTTCTTCCCCCCGCTGTACGGCGCGGCCGACGAAGCGCACTTCGAGGGCTGGCAGATCCTGTCCGCGATGGCGGTGACGACGTCCAACGTCCCGCAGATCGGGATGCTGGTGACAGGAGGCTGCTATCGCAATCCGGACCTGCTCGCCGACATGGCGCGAACCGTGGATCATCTCTCAGGTGGCCGCGCCGTGCTCGGCATCGGCTCGGGCTGGATGGAGAAGGACGAACTCGAATACGGCTATCCGGTCCGTACCCCAGGGCAGCGCCTGGACGCCCTCGCCGAGGCGTTGCCGCGCATTCGTCGGCGGCTCGGGCTGCTGCAACCAGGGCCGCTCGGACGACTGCCGATCCTGATCGGAGGCCAAGGTGAGCGCAGAACCTTGCGGCTGGTCGCGGAATACGCCGACATGTGGAACGGGTACGGAGACGCCTCGACCATCCGCGCCAAGAACGCCGTGATCGACCGGTGGTGCGCCGAGATCGGGCGCGATCCGGCGGAGATCGAGCGCACGATCTGGATCGAACGGGCGGATCCGCAGCTCATTCGGTCGCTGGTCGACGCGGGTGCTGACCACCTGATACTCGGCCTGCGGGCACCATACGATCTGCGCGAGGTCGAACGTTTGGTGGCGGCCCGCTAG
- a CDS encoding LLM class flavin-dependent oxidoreductase, with the protein MTMAILRFNFAAPEDDPAARRDRIKAAIELSAWSETRGVNAVSFDEHHASGHGWSCNPIMTAATVLARTERVVASVDCALGPLWHPVRLAEDIALADTIGGGRLIVTLGMGYRPAEYELFGTPFAERGRLMDDLLEKLMALWSSPSFTPGPLTRPHPTVFVGGSVRATARRAARHGLPLNLPSHLPELADYYRELCAEAGHAPIVVMQPPRSRGMVFLHEDPDRAWAELGEHYLWEARVYSGWGGGDVHSFMHGTEKIETLDDVRAAGRYRFVSPEELIADVTENPDDHMVLHPLVGAMPIDEAWKSVQLLTDKVLPALRGR; encoded by the coding sequence ATGACGATGGCGATCCTGCGTTTCAATTTCGCCGCGCCGGAGGATGATCCGGCCGCACGGCGCGACCGGATCAAGGCGGCGATCGAGCTGAGCGCCTGGTCGGAGACGCGTGGTGTGAACGCCGTCAGCTTCGACGAACACCATGCGAGCGGGCACGGCTGGAGCTGCAATCCCATCATGACCGCGGCCACTGTGCTCGCCCGTACCGAGCGCGTCGTCGCCAGCGTCGACTGTGCGCTCGGTCCGCTGTGGCATCCCGTGCGACTCGCCGAGGACATCGCCCTGGCCGACACGATCGGCGGCGGACGGCTGATCGTCACGCTCGGGATGGGGTATCGACCTGCCGAATACGAGTTGTTCGGAACGCCTTTCGCCGAACGTGGTCGTCTGATGGACGATCTGCTCGAAAAGCTGATGGCGCTGTGGTCGTCACCGTCGTTCACGCCCGGCCCGCTGACGCGTCCACACCCCACGGTGTTCGTCGGCGGCAGTGTCCGCGCCACCGCGAGGCGCGCCGCCAGGCACGGTCTGCCGCTCAACCTGCCCAGCCATCTCCCGGAGCTCGCCGACTACTACCGCGAACTGTGCGCCGAGGCTGGACATGCTCCGATCGTCGTCATGCAGCCACCCCGCAGTCGCGGCATGGTCTTCCTGCACGAGGATCCCGATCGGGCGTGGGCCGAACTCGGCGAGCACTACCTGTGGGAAGCGCGTGTCTACTCAGGATGGGGCGGCGGCGACGTGCACTCGTTCATGCACGGCACGGAGAAGATCGAGACTCTCGACGACGTCAGGGCCGCAGGCAGGTATCGCTTCGTGTCGCCTGAGGAGCTCATCGCCGACGTGACGGAGAATCCGGACGACCATATGGTGCTGCACCCACTCGTCGGCGCGATGCCGATCGACGAGGCATGGAAGTCGGTCCAACTGCTGACGGACAAGGTGCTGCCCGCACTGAGGGGGCGGTAG
- a CDS encoding TVP38/TMEM64 family protein: MSEIDDSPPTSRRRHIVRLAAVLVFLLGMFYLVAVARVIDVDAVRGAVAATGPAAPVAYVVVSALLGAVFVPGPILAAGSGVLFGPVLGLFVTLGATVGTAVVASLIGRRAGRNSARELLGTERADRLDALIQRRGLWAVVGQRFIPGVSDALASYAFGAFGVPLWQMAVGAFIGSVPRAFVYTALGASIGDLNSPLAYVAVAIWCVTAVIGAFATHHGYRKWRARSTSH; the protein is encoded by the coding sequence ATGTCCGAGATCGACGACTCCCCGCCCACGTCCCGGCGGCGCCACATCGTGCGCCTCGCGGCCGTCTTGGTGTTCCTGCTGGGCATGTTCTACCTCGTCGCGGTCGCCAGGGTCATCGACGTCGACGCGGTTCGCGGCGCCGTCGCCGCGACCGGTCCCGCTGCACCTGTTGCCTATGTCGTGGTGTCCGCCCTGCTCGGAGCGGTATTCGTGCCGGGGCCGATCCTGGCGGCGGGAAGCGGCGTGCTGTTCGGACCGGTGCTGGGATTGTTCGTGACGCTCGGCGCGACGGTCGGAACAGCCGTCGTCGCCAGCCTGATCGGCCGTCGCGCCGGACGCAACAGTGCACGCGAGCTGCTTGGGACCGAGCGAGCCGACCGGCTGGATGCTCTCATCCAGCGGCGGGGTCTGTGGGCGGTGGTCGGGCAGCGCTTCATTCCGGGAGTGTCCGATGCGCTTGCCTCATATGCGTTCGGCGCATTCGGAGTTCCGTTGTGGCAGATGGCTGTTGGCGCATTCATCGGATCGGTGCCGCGGGCGTTCGTCTATACCGCACTGGGCGCGTCGATCGGGGATCTGAACTCGCCGCTGGCCTACGTGGCGGTCGCGATCTGGTGCGTCACGGCCGTCATCGGCGCGTTCGCCACCCATCACGGCTATCGGAAGTGGCGCGCACGGTCCACGTCCCATTGA